One genomic window of Sander vitreus isolate 19-12246 unplaced genomic scaffold, sanVit1 ctg441_0, whole genome shotgun sequence includes the following:
- the LOC144514080 gene encoding caspase recruitment domain-containing protein 9-like isoform X2 codes for MEGVSEDDLCWLQLDDFRMLLIKTIEPSRITPYLRQCQVISAEDEEQLFNDPSLVIRRRKVGALLDILQRTGVKGYTAFLESLELDYPQLYSRITGKEPNKTFSILIDTAGESGLTQFLMSELSRLQRALQEERRRRQQACSAAKEQEVWSQQQQLKDRELRKLTERVQKLREDREQLSEEVKQLRDHNYSLMVDINTLGREKSAALLANRDMQIEVERLKHTVMRAENQTKLLRRRTLQESRSLVLPKGNVFHLNRLEEMKEETQEEKTETQEEKQEDKKEETQQKESPAPVQMNLLTSVFKLRRDLHRAEEQRDRSVEEKEELELLCAQLKGEARMYRQRNKQTLRQLEEVIRERDKRIQHRDVTICSCRRRNNTDGAFNETGSGVAGGAAGGGAAAPTGEGPVPGDGPTADGAI; via the exons atggagggggtGAGTGAGGATGATCTGTGCTGGCTGCAGCTGGATGATTTCAGGATGCTGCTCATCAAAACCATCGAGCCTTCCAGGATCACGCCGTACCTCCGCCAGTGCCAG gtgatCAGTGCTGAGGATGAGGAGCAGCTCTTCAACGACCCCAGCCTCGTCATCAGGAGAAGGAAAGTCG GAGCGCTGCTGGACATCCTGCAGAGGACCGGGGTCAAAGGTTACACGGCGTTTCTGGAGAGTCTAGAGCTGGATTATCCTCAGCTGTACAGCCGCATCACGGGGAAGGAGCCCAACAAGACCTTCAGCATCCTCATCG aTACAGCAGGTGAATCTGGTCTGACTCAGTTCTTGATGTCGGAGCTCAGCCGCCTGCAGAGGGCGctgcaggaggagaggaggcgcCGCCAGCAGGCCTGCTCCGCCGCCAAGGAACAG GAGGTCtggtcccagcagcagcagctgaaggACCGCGAGCTGAGGAAGCTGACTGAGCGCGTGCAGAAGCTTCGGGAGGATCGCGAGCAGCTCAGCGAGGAGGTGAAGCAGCTCCGAGATCACAACTACAGTCTCATGGTCGACATCAACACTCTGGGGAGGGAGAAGAGCGCCGCCCTGCTGGCCAACAGAGACATGCAGATAGAG gttGAGCGTCTGAAACACACCGTGATGCGAGCTGAAAATCAGACTAAATTGCTGAGACGACGAACACTGcaggag AGCAGGAGTCTGGTTCTGCCCAAGGGGAACGTCTTCCacctcaacagactggaggagATGAAAGAGGAGACGCAGGAAGAGAAGACAGAGACGCAGGAAGAGAAACAGGAGGATAAAAAGGAGGAGACGCAGCAGAAAGAGAGTCCAGCTCCTGTTCAGATGAACCTCCTGACATCAGTGTTTAAACTGAGGAGAGACCTGCACCGAGCCGAggagcagagagacagg AGcgtggaggagaaggaggagttGGAGCTGCTGTGTGCTCAGCTGAAGGGAGAAGCCCGGATGTACCGCCAACGAAACAAACAAACCCTCCGACAGCTGGAGGAGGTGATccgagagagagacaag aggattcaacaccgggatgtaacaatctgcagctgccgtcggagaaacaacacagacggggcgttcaatgaaactg GCTCTGGCGTCGCGGGcggagcagcaggaggaggcgCGGCTGCTCCTACAGGAGAAGGACCAGTACCGGGAGACGGTCCGACAGCTGACGGAGCAATCTGA
- the LOC144514080 gene encoding caspase recruitment domain-containing protein 9-like isoform X1 — MEGVSEDDLCWLQLDDFRMLLIKTIEPSRITPYLRQCQVISAEDEEQLFNDPSLVIRRRKVGALLDILQRTGVKGYTAFLESLELDYPQLYSRITGKEPNKTFSILIDTAGESGLTQFLMSELSRLQRALQEERRRRQQACSAAKEQEVWSQQQQLKDRELRKLTERVQKLREDREQLSEEVKQLRDHNYSLMVDINTLGREKSAALLANRDMQIEVERLKHTVMRAENQTKLLRRRTLQESRSLVLPKGNVFHLNRLEEMKEETQEEKTETQEEKQEDKKEETQQKESPAPVQMNLLTSVFKLRRDLHRAEEQRDRSVEEKEELELLCAQLKGEARMYRQRNKQTLRQLEEVIRERDKALASRAEQQEEARLLLQEKDQYRETVRQLTEQSDRLELLLLSSQGEELQLRTRLRRLTSNTHQGERSSEEEEEPAESAAKGSSEEVLSGTSGDNEEVAALQQHVSPVGGAAESEHKPSTDASWDEKTDGCLPFRSRPNFLYRR; from the exons atggagggggtGAGTGAGGATGATCTGTGCTGGCTGCAGCTGGATGATTTCAGGATGCTGCTCATCAAAACCATCGAGCCTTCCAGGATCACGCCGTACCTCCGCCAGTGCCAG gtgatCAGTGCTGAGGATGAGGAGCAGCTCTTCAACGACCCCAGCCTCGTCATCAGGAGAAGGAAAGTCG GAGCGCTGCTGGACATCCTGCAGAGGACCGGGGTCAAAGGTTACACGGCGTTTCTGGAGAGTCTAGAGCTGGATTATCCTCAGCTGTACAGCCGCATCACGGGGAAGGAGCCCAACAAGACCTTCAGCATCCTCATCG aTACAGCAGGTGAATCTGGTCTGACTCAGTTCTTGATGTCGGAGCTCAGCCGCCTGCAGAGGGCGctgcaggaggagaggaggcgcCGCCAGCAGGCCTGCTCCGCCGCCAAGGAACAG GAGGTCtggtcccagcagcagcagctgaaggACCGCGAGCTGAGGAAGCTGACTGAGCGCGTGCAGAAGCTTCGGGAGGATCGCGAGCAGCTCAGCGAGGAGGTGAAGCAGCTCCGAGATCACAACTACAGTCTCATGGTCGACATCAACACTCTGGGGAGGGAGAAGAGCGCCGCCCTGCTGGCCAACAGAGACATGCAGATAGAG gttGAGCGTCTGAAACACACCGTGATGCGAGCTGAAAATCAGACTAAATTGCTGAGACGACGAACACTGcaggag AGCAGGAGTCTGGTTCTGCCCAAGGGGAACGTCTTCCacctcaacagactggaggagATGAAAGAGGAGACGCAGGAAGAGAAGACAGAGACGCAGGAAGAGAAACAGGAGGATAAAAAGGAGGAGACGCAGCAGAAAGAGAGTCCAGCTCCTGTTCAGATGAACCTCCTGACATCAGTGTTTAAACTGAGGAGAGACCTGCACCGAGCCGAggagcagagagacagg AGcgtggaggagaaggaggagttGGAGCTGCTGTGTGCTCAGCTGAAGGGAGAAGCCCGGATGTACCGCCAACGAAACAAACAAACCCTCCGACAGCTGGAGGAGGTGATccgagagagagacaag GCTCTGGCGTCGCGGGcggagcagcaggaggaggcgCGGCTGCTCCTACAGGAGAAGGACCAGTACCGGGAGACGGTCCGACAGCTGACGGAGCAATCTGATaggctggagctgctgctgctcagctcGCAGGGGGAGGAGCTACAGCTGAGGACACGCCTCCGCAGACTCACCTCCAACACTCaccag ggtgAGAGGagcagtgaggaagaggaggagccaGCAGAGAGCGCTGCTAAAG GCAGCAGCGAGGAGGTGCTCAGCGGGACGTCGGGAGATAACGAGGAGGTGGCAGCGCTGCAGCAACACGTCTCTCCTGTAGGAGGCGCCGCAGAGTCTGAACACAAGCCCAGCACTGATGCATCATGG GATGAGAAGACAGACGGCTGTCTGCCCTTCAGGAGTCGACCGAACTTCTTGTACCGCAGGTAA